GGCAGAGGTTCAAAATTTCCGGATAAGATAAGCTGCATTCCTGCCCCAGCCGCTGCAAGTCAGCCTTGGCTAATAATCTTCCCTCAGTTCTGGCCAGGAAATCCCCAACCCTTTCCTTATCTGTTATACTCCTCAGATTATCCTTCAGCCCATTCTGCCAAGAGGCCTCCGGAGAGTTCCCCTTCTCCCACCGCCAATTTTGATCCCTTAGTCCCGGATAGCCTTTCAAGGTTCTAAGAATTGCCCTTTTAACCCAAGCCCCATCCCGCTTCTTATCCTCTGCTTTTTCTCTTGAATAGCCTCCCCATAAGGGCCATATTCCGGCTCTTCTTGCTCCTTTCCTTTGCTCGTCAATCTCTCCCAGCAGGGATTGGGCAAAGCTCAAAGGGAGCCCGGGCCGCAAGACCTCAGCCTCCTCAGCCAAGTGCTTATCATCTATTAAGGGGGAAAGTGTCATTTCCCCTGAATCGGCAACAAAAAAGTAAAACATAAAAAACCCTCTCTTTGCATCCCATAAGAAGGGTTTTATTGATCGATAAATATAGTATTCTTTTCCGAACTGTCTATTCCCTGCTTATTTTAATAATTCATCCAAGGATTACCACTATGTTTCTTTCTTTTTCTGGGTATTCTATAAAACGTTCCAGTTAAAAAGTTGTCTATTATAAGGAGGAGTGTAAATTGTTGAAGAAGTTCGCGGTAAGTTTATTGACCCTCGCCTTCCTTACCTTTGGCGCCGGAGCAGCTTTTGGGGCAACCACTACGGCACCGGATCCTGCCAAGCTGGCAGAAATCAAAGCTCTCCATCAACAAATGGTCGAGCTTAAGGTGCAAATGATCGATAAGAAAGTGGAAGCCGGAATCCTGGAGAAGGAAAAGGCTGAAAAGATCAAAGATGCGATTAAAGAACGGCAAAAGAAAGTAGAAGAGGACCTGGCCAACGGCAAGGTCGATTTTGGGAAAAAGCATCATAAAGATCGCGACAACAAACCCAAGGGCGATTCAAAAGAAACACCCGACGCAAAATCTTCATCGAGCCTGCGCCTTACCCAATGACCCTTCTTAACTGGAACCCTGATCCCCCAACTGCGGTTGGGGGATTCTTTGTTGAATGGACCATGTAAATCCGGAGAAGGATTGATTCAAGCATTTAATGTAGAGGAGCTCTTCCTCAGTATACTCATCCTGCTCCCCCCACAGCTCAATCTCACAATGGACGGGCAACCCCATTTTCCGCTCCATCTCCCCAAGAAAGCGTTTTAAGGAAAAAGCAAATTGCTCCTGCCGGTAGATAGATTCTTGATTAGTAAATTTAACGGTGATTTGGGAGCGATAAGACTTTCTCTTCCAATCGGTGATTTTATGGCCGATTCCTTCCGGAACCGTCCACTCCCAATAATCCGTGATAATCCATAACAAAGCCACAATTACCCCTAGTCCGGTAAGCTGTACACCCATCATACTCCCCCCTAACCTAAACTATGCAAGAGTTTAGGTTAGGGCAATTTGTCTTTTCAGAAATGATGGCCCGCTCACTCGCTATAGGTAATGTAATGTTTATGCTATACTGGACTCAGCGGCATTCCTTAATCCTCTAATTTAGGACCGACAGCAAACTTTAAGGTGCCCTCGGCAGCTAAATTTCCCCCTACATAGGCTTTTCCTTGTGCCACACCAAGCCCCCGCTTGAGTTTTAATAACTCAACTTCCAGCCGAAGCTGGTCGCCGGGGATCACCTGCCGGCGGAACCGTACGTCTTCCAGCCCGGCAAAAAGGGCAATATGTCCTGCGTATTCCGGCATTTTCAAAAGGATCACAGCCCCTACCTGGGCCAGAGCTTCCATAATCAGCACACCGGGCATGACTGGATAGCCGGGAAAATGCCCCTGGAAGAAAGGCTCGTTGCCGGAAACATTCTTCAAGCCCACCCCCCGTTTGCCATCTTCCAACTCCAGAATCCTATCCACCAGCAAAAAGGGGTAGCGGTGGGGTATTATTTTTTGAATCTCTTGACTTTCTAACATAAAAAGACCTCCTGATTTTTAATTTTTTTATCAACATTTTATACGCTTCGTTTTTTGCCAAAACCACTATTTTGATACCTAGTCACAATTTACTTATACTTTAGTATAACCGAGTTTCGGGAAGAAGGGAAGAAGCCCCGTGCCAACCCATAAAATTTTACAATTAATCGGCGGCGGCGAAATCGGCGGCGCCGAACAGCATGTCCTGACCTTGCTGCAAGGGATCGATAAGGCTGCCTTTTCCGTAACCTCAGGCTGCTTAATTGATGGACCTTTTGCCCGCTCCACTGAAGAGAAAGGCATTCCTACCTTGCGTTTTCCCATGAAGCACGCTCTGGATTTATTCCCTTTGCCAAAACTTATGGCCGATATACGTCAGGAAAAGTTCTCTCTCATCCATACCCACGGCTCCCGGGCCAATCTTTTGGGGAGACTGGCCGGAAGTTGCTTGAAACTACCTGTGGTCAGTACGGTCCACAGTTCCCTAAAGCAGGATTATCTTTCACCTGCGGCAGCCTGCTTAGCCCTGGCCTTAGATCGGCTGACCCTGCCCTTAACCTCCGGAATTATCACTGTTTCCGAAGCCTTGGCTGAAGAAGTGGCCCACCGTGGCGGGCAAAGGATTCGCACCATCTATAATGGCATCCCTCCCCTGCCTCAGCTGGCCACCAGTGAGCAGCGGGCGGAGTTGCGGGAAAGCTTCCGCCGGACATGGGGAATACCCAAGGATGCCCTGGTTCTCGGTACTATCGCCCGGCTGCATCCCACCAAAGGGCTTCACACACTTTTGGAAGCTGCTCATATCTTACGCCCCCAGTTTCCTCATCTCCATATTCTGATCATTGGAGACGGACCTTTGCATAGGGAGCTTGACGAACAGGCTGAAGCTTGGGGGCTGCCCCACACTTTTACAGGATATCTCCCTGACGCCTATCAAGCCCTCCCCGCTATGGATATTTTTATTCTCCCTTCCGTAAGCGAAGGCATGGGCCTTGTTCTTCTTGAGGCCATGCAAGCTCATCTGCCTCTTGTCGCCACTGCTGTAGGAGGGATACCGGAACTGATTCGCCCTTCTCTGGATGGCCTTTTGATTCCTCCGGGACAACCGGCGGAACTTGCCGGGTCCTGCCGCACCCTTCTCCAGAGCCCTGATCTCGCCCAATCTTACATAGACTCCGGCGCTCAGCGCTGGCAGGACTTCAGCGTTCAGGAAATGCTCAGACAAACTGAGAACTTTTATAAAGAAATATTAAAAGGAAGCTGACAGCACAAAGCTCTCCCGGGGAGAAGTTCCGATGGAACCCTCTGCCTCAGGAGAGCTTCATATTTAAGTACGTTGACTATAGTTCATTCTCAAGAAGTTCCCAAAACTCCATTTATTCTGGGAGCTATTTCGAGAGTCCCCTTCAGTTTTGCGATTGCTGTTTTGTTTAGTATCCTGATTATCTTTCTTACCGGCCTTTTCTGCTGGTTCATCCTGCTTTGGGCTTTGCTTCTGATCAGAGTCGGGAGCCCCTTTTTTCTGCCCGCGCTTTTCTTTGTCGGTATTTTGATCATTATTGCGGCCGCTGTTCCCTTGATTATCAGACCTATTGTCTTCGCCTTTTTCCAGGTCATCCCCTTTGTCGGTTCCCTTCCCTTTCGTGCCGGAACCGTAATCCCTATCTTTGTCCTTATCTTTACTCCTATCTTTATTGCTGTTCTTGTTGCTGTCCTTATTGTTATCTTTATTGGTGCTCCTATTGCTGTCCTGGGAAGGCTTTGGAGTGCTTATGCCGTTTCTGGGCTGTTCCTTGGTATTTTTTTGATTATTTTTCTCTCTGTCCAGGTTGTACCACTTACTTTTGGCGTAGCCTTCCTTTTTATCCTTGCCCTCACCCTGATTGGTTTTATTACTCATGGCTTCAATGATGAGCTTATCTTTACGCATCTGCTCCTGAATTTCCGGAGTTTCCAATAAACGGGTTCGCTCTTCCTTCGCTTTTAAATCCTTAGGCTCTACCTTAATACCTGCCTTCTGAGCGGTATCCGCTAAAGCGTACTCTCCTAAGGTGAGCCCCGTCTCTTGGGCTTGCTTTTTTTGCTCAGAGGTCAACTCATAGACCGCTACGGTAGATTTAAGCCCTTGCTCATGCACAGCCTGTTGAACCTGTTTGGTTATGGCTTCAGTATTAATCACACTGACTTTAGCAGGGGGCTCCTTTTGGTCCGTTGCCGAAGATGAATATCCTACGACAACCCAGTTTTCTTCTTCGTTCAAATAATTTAAGGCCACCGACTTTTGAATAATTTCATTCAAGGCCTCTCCCCATGACTTTCCTTTAAGGGCTAGTCCGGTGACCAGCTGTTCAGCCTCGGAATTCAGGGATTCCAGCTCCAGAACTTCTCCCTTTTGATCCACGGTAAGCTGAAGGCTGGGGTTAATATCCAGAGAAATCATGGCCACTGCGGTCCTTGGCTGCCAGGCATTCCATCCGAAAATCCCCATCAATGCCAGCAGAACTACCGCAGCGGCACTTGCCCCTATTCGCCAAAAGGTGGCTCTGCTTTGGATCGGCAATTGAATTTCCTCCCCGACCTCCGCATCCCCTTTGTACTTTAAGGTTTGAAAAGCACCATCCCCCGTTAATACGGTAATGGAATTCTTATGTTTCTCTAAGACAACAGCCTTAATTTGGCTCATCCTTCAGCCCTCCTTTCATCCGGGAGTACATATTCCCTTAAGTAGATATAATCATGTTGATTAGCGATCAATAAGGCTACCGCCAGAATATATTTCCGCCCCCGTTCCAGTACTTTGGGGTGAACTTTGGTCTTCAAGGTCAGGGCTTGCATAGGGAGTTTGCCTGTCTTTTCCACTTGCTGCCATAATTCCGGGGACAGCGCCAGGGTTCGGGCCACCCCGAGCAGGGTTTCCCGGCTATCCCGGTGTTTGGGGCACACTTCAGCCAGGACTTGAAAGGATAGCCCATATTTTTTCAGGGCTAAAGAAAATTCCTGAATCTCAGCCGCTCTTTCCTGATTTTGTTGACGTTCACGAAATTCCTTAATTCCTACATGAATATCAACAGCCTGCCCTACCTCATCCTGGTCCATAGGCAAGGCTTCCCGCAAACGCTGCTTTCGGTAATAATCGATGAGCCGACGTTTAATCAGGAGCCGGGCATAGGCTAAAAAAGGCACGCCTCGTTCTTCTTCATAATGTTCAATAGATTCATTAAAGGCGATTAAAGCCTCGGATAATTCTTCATCTCTACCCCATTCTAAGGTGCGGTGACACGTCTGAATGGAAACATGACGAATAAAAGGCTGAGACTCCTGTAAAAAGTCCTCTCTGGCCTGTGGGTCGAGTGTTATCTTCTCCCAGGACCATTTGAATTCCCATTCAGGCATTTTTCAACCTCCTGTTCATTAGTACGCCTAGTGGAGCCGTCTTTAGTCGGTGCGGAAAAATAAAGTGTTAAACTGCCGCTTTCAAGAAATACTATCTTACTTTCCGGGTTCTCTTTTGCTCCTTACCGGAGCATATGACCTTCCAGGCGAAGCGAGGGAGAACCAGTTGACGTTTCAGACGGGAGGGCTGCTTAAACAAACGATAGAGCCACTCCAGACGGATATTGCGAATCCACTGGGGAGCTCTTTTGTTGATTCCGGCCAGCGCATCAAAGCTGCCCCCTACACCAATGCTGACCGTGTTTAAATCAAGGTGGGAAAACATCCAAAACTCCTGACGGGGTGCTCCCAAACCAATCAGAAGAAGATCCGGCTTAAATTCACGGATTTGCTCCAGCAGAGCCGGCTCTTCTTCGCGGCTGAAATAGCCGTGGGCTGCTTGCCACCGGAAACCGGGGTGCTTTTCTGCAGCTTTCTGAGCTGCTTTTTCAGCAACACCGGGCTGGCTGCCCAGAAAAAAGATCCCCCAAGATTGCTCAGCTGCTATGGGGAAAAGAGCTTCAACTAAGTCAATCCCTGTCACCCGCTCAGCCACCGGATGGCCCAGGCGCTTGGCCGCCCAGACCACACCCACCCCATCCGGGGTAACAATCTCAGCCGAATTAATCAGCTGCTTAAGGCGGACGTCCCTTCCCGTGGCATAGATCAACTCCGGGTTAGCTGTAACCACTTGAATAGGCTTTTGAGCCTCTACTGCTTTTTGGATTTTAAGGACGGTTTCCGCCATCGACTCCCGGTCCACTTTTACGCCAAGTATATCTGCTCTCATGGTAAACCTCTCCAAACTAAAACATTCACATTCCTAAAGAAAAAGCCGAGAAATAGCTTCTCCGGTCTGCTCACCGGATAGTGCCCCTTTCCTCGGCTTTAAAGCTTGTCTACACCAGAATTCTATGTATTGTTAAAAAACTGCCTGATATCAGTGACCTAGAAACTTTGATCCAGAACCTTGCCTGTTCCTAAAGCAACACATGAGATAGGATCTTCAGCCAGAGTTACCGGCAGACCGGTCTCCCTGGAAATCCGGGTATCAAACCCGTAGACCAGGGCTCCGCCTCCGGTCATGACGATTCCTTTGCTTAGGATATCAGCAGAAAGCTCAGGCGGAGTCCGTTCCAGTACTTCTTTCACCGCCCCCACGATGGCTTCCACATTTTCTTCCAGAGCAAGATAACACTCTTTGGAGTTGACATTAATGGTTTTGGGGAGACCTGTGACCAAATCCCTTCCCCGCACATCAATTTCAGCATGATCAGGCCGGCCCTCGGGAATAGCTGCACCTACAGCAATCTTTACCTCTTCCGCTGTCCGCTCCCCAATCATCAGGTTATATTCACGCCGAATATGGCGGATGATGGCTTCATCAAATTTATCACCACCGACCCGTAAACTGCGCTTGGTGACGATCCCTTCCAGGGAAAGAACGGCCACATCCGACGTTCCCCCACCGATATCCACGATCATATTGCCTGTAGGTCCGGAGATGTCCAATCCCGCTCCCAAGGCTGCCGCATAGGGCTCTTCAATGACTTTGACCTGTTTAGCTCCGGCTTGGTAAGCGGCTTGCTTTACTGCCCGCTCTTCAACATCGGTAACTCCTGAGGGGATACAGACCACCACCCGGGTCTTAAACAAAGGCCAACGCCGGGCCCCCGCCTTTTCCAAAAAGTATTTAAGCATGATTTCTGTGGTTTGATAATCAGCAATGACACCATCCCGCATCGGACGAACAGCCACAATATTTCCCGGTGTTCTCCCCAGCATCATCCTGGCCTCTTCCCCAACGGCGATCCTTTTGTTCGTGTTTTTATCGATCGCAAGAACCGAAGGCTCATGAAGAATAATTCCTTTTCCTTTGGCGAAGACCAGCACACTGGCCGTTCCTAAATCAATTCCTAAGTCAATACCAAACATTTGTAGTGGTACCCCTTTCTTACTCTTCTGGCTTGTCCATCTTCCTTCATCACTGACTGCCTTGGTTTTCTATTCCCGGTTTTAACCCTCTTTTTGATATATCCCTAAACGAAAAGTACAATCTCCCCTGCGGGAGATTATACATAATATACCACATTCTTTTATTCGATGAAACTATACTAATTCCTTTAATATTTCTCCTCATGATCCAGAAAAACTTGCTTTCTTATAGTTCCCGAACATTTATCTAAATAAACCTGCCTTCAGCTCTCCTGGTATTTTTTCCGAGTGGCTTCACCACCCCGAATATGCCGTTCTGCCTTATTGCTTTCCAGTATTTGCTTAACCTCCATGGCCAGCTTTTCATTGATCAGGGGTAGCCTCTCCGTGACATCCTTATGGACAGTTGATTTACTCACTCCGAAAATATCTGCTGTCTGTCTCACTGTGGCGCTCGATTCCATTATATAATTCCCAATATCGAGTACCCGTTTACGGATATATTCCTGCACCCTGAGCCCTCCTTTTTTGCACCGAAATTTTATACATTTATATGCGCTTAAAATCAAAAAAGACATCCTCAGCGGATGTCTTCGACTGGTAAATGCTGTATAACGCAAAAACAAGATTTTTTTTCAAAAAAATTGTAAATCATTGCCAATTTGGTTTTTGCATCATACACTGTAATATAAAAAGGAGGTGTTTCGCTATGTATGGCTGCGTTGGTAATCCAATTTGTTGCCCACCACAATACTGCGTAAGGGATACTTTTACCCCTAGAATTATCCCCGTTATTCAACCGGTCGTGACGGTTAATCGTCAGAATATCGTTGATGTTCCTCAACCTTTTGTTCAACAGGTAACACGCAACGTTACTGTTGATAGGGGTTTCGCTAATACTGGCAATTTTGGTTTTGGTAATGCCGGTGGATTTGGGAATGCTGGTTTTGGTAATGCAGGTGCTTTCGGCTCTTCTAATCGTCTGTTCATGCGTTAAATCCTGTTCAATCCAGACTATTGATGAAAACCGTTTCTATGCCGTCAGGCTCGAAACGGTTTTCTTTTTTCGCTGTCCTGGGTCTCGGCATGGGGTGAAATTCCAGCAAAAATGCAGAAAGAATGTATGAGAGTTTCCCAATAACGAATACTAAGCCTATATCCAAATGCTCATTGTTTTAAGGAGGTAGTCTCGTGGCAAAGAAAATGAAAACGATGGATGCAAACCAAGCCGCAGCCGAAGCATCCTATGCTTTGACTGAGGTGGCGACCATCTTCCCCATTACACCTTCCTCGCCCATGGCTGAATCAGTGGACGAATGGTCTGCCCACAATCACAGAAATATCTTTGATCAGCCTGTCAAAGTGGTCGAGATGGAATCCGAGGCGGGGGCCGCAGCCGCAGTGCATGGTTCTCTTCAAGCCGGAGCCCTGACCACAACCTATACCGCTTCTCAGGGCCTGCTCCTGATGATCCCGGAAATGTATAAGATGGCCGGAAATCTGGTGCCCGCCGTCTTCCATGTCAGTGCCCGGGGTCTGGCCACTCATGCTCTGTCTATCTTTGGTGACCACTCCGATATTAATGCCTGCCGCCAAACAGGTTTTGCCATGCTTTGTGCCAACGATGTCCAGGAAGCCATGGATATGGCCTACATAGCTCATCTGGCCGCCATTAAATCACGGATTCCTCATCTTCACTTTTTTGATGGCTTCAGAACCTCTCACGAAGTGCAGAAGATCGAAGTTACTCCTTATAAAGACATTGCCCAATTAGTGGATTACGAAAAGATTCAGCAATTCCGGGATAATTCCCTCAACCCTAACCACCCGGTTTTAAGAGGCACGGCTCAAAACCCGGATATTTATTTCCAGGGCCGGGAAGTCTCCAATCCATTCTATGAAGCAGTCCCTGATATTATTGAAGACTATTTCAAAGAATTTAAGAAAATTACCGGACGGGAATATCATCCTTTCCAATACTATGGTGATCCTAATGCTGAGAACATTATTGTGGCTATGGGTTCAGTGTGCACCACCATCGAAGAAACCATCGACTTCCTGGCGCAAAGAGGGGAAAAGCTGGGACTGATCAAAGTTCACCTTTACCGCCCCTTCTGCTCCAAGTATTTCTTCGATGTCCTGCCTAAGTCCGTGAAAAAAATCGCCGTCCTCGATCGCACCAAAGAGCCCGGCTCCACCGGTGAGCCCCTCTACCTGGATATTATCCAAATGTTTAACCATCAAGCAGCCCGCCCGGTGATCGTCGGCGGCCGCTATGGCTTAGGCTCCAAGGATACCACTCCTTCGCAGATCCTGGCTGTCTTTAAAAACCTCAACCAAGCCCAACCCAAAGATCGCTTCACCATCGGGATTATTGATGATGTGAGCCACACCTCCTTGCCCGAAGAAGAGATTATTGACGCTTCCCCGGAAGGAACCATCCGCTGCAAGTTCTGGGGATTGGGCTCGGATGGAACGGTAGGGGCCAACAAGAGCGCCATTAAGATCATCGGGGACAATACGGAGCTGAATGTCCAGGGTTATTTTGAGTATGACAGTAAAAAATCAGGCGGTACCACCATTTCCCATTTACGCTTTGGCAAGCAGCCCATTAAATCCTCCTACCTGGTTTTTGATGCCGACTATATCGCTTGTCACAACAAATCCTTTATTTATAACTATGACATTGTCAAAGGCCTGAAAAAAGGCGGCACCTTTGTCCTGAACTGCTCCTGGACCCCTGAGGAAGTGGAGGATCACCTGCCCGCTTATCTGAAACGCTATCTCGCTAAACATGATATTAAATTCTACCTCATTGATGCCATATCCATCGCCGGCGAGATCGGTCTGGGCGGGCGGATTAACATGGTCATGCAGGCCGCTTTCTTTAAATTGGCCAATGTCATCCCCATCGACGATGCCATTCGTTACTTAAAGGATTCCATCCATAAAGTCTACGGTAAAAAAGGCGCCAAGATTGTGGAAATGAACGAAAAAGCCGTGGACAAGGGAATTGAATCCCTGATCAAGGTCGATGTCCCTCCAGCCTGGGCTGATGTTCCTGATGAAAACATGCCCATCAAAGAGGAGCCTGCTTTCGTCAAAGATATTCAGCGCCCCATGGCCCGCCATGAAGGGGACAACCTGCCCACCAGCGCTTTTGTAGGCAGGGAAGACGGTACTTTCCCCTTAGGCACCACCAAATATGAAAAGCGGGGAATCGCAGTTTATGTGCCTGAATGGCAGATCGATAAATGCATCCAGTGCAATCAATGCGCTTATGTCTGCCCCCACGCCACCATACGCTCTGTTTTGCTGGACGATCAGGAATCAGCCAAAGCCCCGGATACCTTTAAAACCAAGAAACCCATCAACAAAAAACTGGAAGGCTACCATTACCGAATTCAAGTGTCCCCCCTGGATTGTACCGGCTGTGGCAACTGCGCCGATATCTGTCCCGCACCGGGTAAGGCTTTAGTGATGGAGCCTGCCGATCATGAAATCGAAATGGAAGCGGAAAATTGGGAATTCGCCATGACCGTTACTGAAAAGCGGGATCTGCTGGATGTCAAGACCCTCTTCGGCAGCCAGCTTGCGAAGCCCCTTCTGGAATTCAACGGAGCATGCCCCGGCTGCGGTGAGACACCTTATGCCCGCCTCATTACCCAGCTCTATGGAGATCGCATGATTATCGCCAATGCCACAGGGTGTTCCTCCATCTGGGGAGGCAGTGCTCCTTCCGTTCCTTATACCGTCAATGCTGAGGGTAAAGGGCCGGCCTGGATGAATCCCCTCTTCGAAGACAATGCTCAATTCGGTTATGGTATGTATCTTGGCTCCAAGCAAATTCGGGAAAAACTCGCTCAATTGATGAACCAGTTAATCGAAAGCGGGATCGGCGGCGAAATAAAGGAAGCTTGCCAGGACTGGCTGGATAACTTCGCTGAAGGTGAAGGATCCAAAAGAGCCAGTGCACGGGTTCTGGAAGCTCTTAAGAAAGAGAATATTTCCGACAACCCACTTCTCCAGGAAATTATGGCCAAGAAGGATTACTTAATTAAACCCTCCGTCTGGATCTTTGGCGGCGACGGCTTTGCCTACGACATCGGCTACAATGGGGTGGACCATGTCCTGGCCAGCGGTGATGACATTAACCTCTTCGTCTTTGACACAGAGGTCTACTCCAATACAGGAGGCCAATCCTCCAAGGCCACGCCAACGGCAGCCATTGCCAAATTCGCCGCCGGCGGTAAGAGAGTCCGAAAAAAAGATCTGGGCCTGATCTCCACTACCTATGGCTATATCTA
This genomic stretch from Desulfitobacterium chlororespirans DSM 11544 harbors:
- a CDS encoding anti-sigma factor domain-containing protein, encoding MSQIKAVVLEKHKNSITVLTGDGAFQTLKYKGDAEVGEEIQLPIQSRATFWRIGASAAAVVLLALMGIFGWNAWQPRTAVAMISLDINPSLQLTVDQKGEVLELESLNSEAEQLVTGLALKGKSWGEALNEIIQKSVALNYLNEEENWVVVGYSSSATDQKEPPAKVSVINTEAITKQVQQAVHEQGLKSTVAVYELTSEQKKQAQETGLTLGEYALADTAQKAGIKVEPKDLKAKEERTRLLETPEIQEQMRKDKLIIEAMSNKTNQGEGKDKKEGYAKSKWYNLDREKNNQKNTKEQPRNGISTPKPSQDSNRSTNKDNNKDSNKNSNKDRSKDKDKDRDYGSGTKGKGTDKGDDLEKGEDNRSDNQGNSGRNNDQNTDKEKRGQKKGAPDSDQKQSPKQDEPAEKAGKKDNQDTKQNSNRKTEGDSRNSSQNKWSFGNFLRMNYSQRT
- a CDS encoding glycosyltransferase — its product is MPTHKILQLIGGGEIGGAEQHVLTLLQGIDKAAFSVTSGCLIDGPFARSTEEKGIPTLRFPMKHALDLFPLPKLMADIRQEKFSLIHTHGSRANLLGRLAGSCLKLPVVSTVHSSLKQDYLSPAAACLALALDRLTLPLTSGIITVSEALAEEVAHRGGQRIRTIYNGIPPLPQLATSEQRAELRESFRRTWGIPKDALVLGTIARLHPTKGLHTLLEAAHILRPQFPHLHILIIGDGPLHRELDEQAEAWGLPHTFTGYLPDAYQALPAMDIFILPSVSEGMGLVLLEAMQAHLPLVATAVGGIPELIRPSLDGLLIPPGQPAELAGSCRTLLQSPDLAQSYIDSGAQRWQDFSVQEMLRQTENFYKEILKGS
- a CDS encoding rod shape-determining protein, which produces MFGIDLGIDLGTASVLVFAKGKGIILHEPSVLAIDKNTNKRIAVGEEARMMLGRTPGNIVAVRPMRDGVIADYQTTEIMLKYFLEKAGARRWPLFKTRVVVCIPSGVTDVEERAVKQAAYQAGAKQVKVIEEPYAAALGAGLDISGPTGNMIVDIGGGTSDVAVLSLEGIVTKRSLRVGGDKFDEAIIRHIRREYNLMIGERTAEEVKIAVGAAIPEGRPDHAEIDVRGRDLVTGLPKTINVNSKECYLALEENVEAIVGAVKEVLERTPPELSADILSKGIVMTGGGALVYGFDTRISRETGLPVTLAEDPISCVALGTGKVLDQSF
- the spoIIID gene encoding sporulation transcriptional regulator SpoIIID — translated: MQEYIRKRVLDIGNYIMESSATVRQTADIFGVSKSTVHKDVTERLPLINEKLAMEVKQILESNKAERHIRGGEATRKKYQES
- the nifJ gene encoding pyruvate:ferredoxin (flavodoxin) oxidoreductase; the protein is MAKKMKTMDANQAAAEASYALTEVATIFPITPSSPMAESVDEWSAHNHRNIFDQPVKVVEMESEAGAAAAVHGSLQAGALTTTYTASQGLLLMIPEMYKMAGNLVPAVFHVSARGLATHALSIFGDHSDINACRQTGFAMLCANDVQEAMDMAYIAHLAAIKSRIPHLHFFDGFRTSHEVQKIEVTPYKDIAQLVDYEKIQQFRDNSLNPNHPVLRGTAQNPDIYFQGREVSNPFYEAVPDIIEDYFKEFKKITGREYHPFQYYGDPNAENIIVAMGSVCTTIEETIDFLAQRGEKLGLIKVHLYRPFCSKYFFDVLPKSVKKIAVLDRTKEPGSTGEPLYLDIIQMFNHQAARPVIVGGRYGLGSKDTTPSQILAVFKNLNQAQPKDRFTIGIIDDVSHTSLPEEEIIDASPEGTIRCKFWGLGSDGTVGANKSAIKIIGDNTELNVQGYFEYDSKKSGGTTISHLRFGKQPIKSSYLVFDADYIACHNKSFIYNYDIVKGLKKGGTFVLNCSWTPEEVEDHLPAYLKRYLAKHDIKFYLIDAISIAGEIGLGGRINMVMQAAFFKLANVIPIDDAIRYLKDSIHKVYGKKGAKIVEMNEKAVDKGIESLIKVDVPPAWADVPDENMPIKEEPAFVKDIQRPMARHEGDNLPTSAFVGREDGTFPLGTTKYEKRGIAVYVPEWQIDKCIQCNQCAYVCPHATIRSVLLDDQESAKAPDTFKTKKPINKKLEGYHYRIQVSPLDCTGCGNCADICPAPGKALVMEPADHEIEMEAENWEFAMTVTEKRDLLDVKTLFGSQLAKPLLEFNGACPGCGETPYARLITQLYGDRMIIANATGCSSIWGGSAPSVPYTVNAEGKGPAWMNPLFEDNAQFGYGMYLGSKQIREKLAQLMNQLIESGIGGEIKEACQDWLDNFAEGEGSKRASARVLEALKKENISDNPLLQEIMAKKDYLIKPSVWIFGGDGFAYDIGYNGVDHVLASGDDINLFVFDTEVYSNTGGQSSKATPTAAIAKFAAGGKRVRKKDLGLISTTYGYIYVAQIAMGANMNHTLKAIAEAESYKGPSIIIAYASCINHGIKTGMGTSMAQMKKAVDAGYWHLWRHDPRLKEQGKNPFVLDSKEPKGSFQDFIQGEIRYSSLKTVFPEIADEMFKAAEEHAQDKYRTLKRMAEMPY
- the sigI gene encoding RNA polymerase sigma factor SigI — its product is MPEWEFKWSWEKITLDPQAREDFLQESQPFIRHVSIQTCHRTLEWGRDEELSEALIAFNESIEHYEEERGVPFLAYARLLIKRRLIDYYRKQRLREALPMDQDEVGQAVDIHVGIKEFRERQQNQERAAEIQEFSLALKKYGLSFQVLAEVCPKHRDSRETLLGVARTLALSPELWQQVEKTGKLPMQALTLKTKVHPKVLERGRKYILAVALLIANQHDYIYLREYVLPDERRAEG
- the fabZ gene encoding 3-hydroxyacyl-ACP dehydratase FabZ yields the protein MLESQEIQKIIPHRYPFLLVDRILELEDGKRGVGLKNVSGNEPFFQGHFPGYPVMPGVLIMEALAQVGAVILLKMPEYAGHIALFAGLEDVRFRRQVIPGDQLRLEVELLKLKRGLGVAQGKAYVGGNLAAEGTLKFAVGPKLED
- a CDS encoding WecB/TagA/CpsF family glycosyltransferase, whose product is MRADILGVKVDRESMAETVLKIQKAVEAQKPIQVVTANPELIYATGRDVRLKQLINSAEIVTPDGVGVVWAAKRLGHPVAERVTGIDLVEALFPIAAEQSWGIFFLGSQPGVAEKAAQKAAEKHPGFRWQAAHGYFSREEEPALLEQIREFKPDLLLIGLGAPRQEFWMFSHLDLNTVSIGVGGSFDALAGINKRAPQWIRNIRLEWLYRLFKQPSRLKRQLVLPRFAWKVICSGKEQKRTRKVR
- a CDS encoding DUF2680 domain-containing protein, translating into MLKKFAVSLLTLAFLTFGAGAAFGATTTAPDPAKLAEIKALHQQMVELKVQMIDKKVEAGILEKEKAEKIKDAIKERQKKVEEDLANGKVDFGKKHHKDRDNKPKGDSKETPDAKSSSSLRLTQ